The following is a genomic window from Janibacter sp. DB-40.
TCGGTCATCGCACTCCACCCTAGTGGGGTGGCGGTGCGCTCTCCGGCGTGCAGCACGAGCAAGTCCGGCTCCTGTCCCTAGCAGTTCTCTCGCGAGGTCCAACGTCATCGCCCGCCCCCTCATTCCAAGGAGCCCCCACCACACGGTGATTGAGGTGCGGAGGCCGCCCGCGGCCGAGGTGCCGACCCGGTGATTGAGGTGCGCAGGCCGCCTGCGCCCGAGGTGCCCACACGGTGATTGAGGTGCGGAGGCCGCCCGCGGCCGGAGCCTCGAAATCACGCTCACTCCGGCGCCCGACCACCACGCCGCCTCGCCAGGCCCGGCAGCGCCGCAAAGTCTCCCCGGATCAGCGCTTCGCGCTTGGCGCGTGACCAGCCCTGGATGCGCTTCTCCAACGCATACGCCTCGGTGACGCGCTCGGTCTCATGTGCCCACACGAGTTCGACCGGCATGCGGGTGCTCGTGTACACGGCGCCTCGTCCGACGGCGTGCTGCTGCATCCGGTGCTGCAGGTTGCGCGTG
Proteins encoded in this region:
- a CDS encoding GIY-YIG nuclease family protein; translated protein: MAHIYILRCGDGSYYVGSTRNLQHRMQQHAVGRGAVYTSTRMPVELVWAHETERVTEAYALEKRIQGWSRAKREALIRGDFAALPGLARRRGGRAPE